Sequence from the Sphingobacteriales bacterium genome:
GTGCAACTGCAACTTCATTGTAGGTTTTGCAAACCCAACGAAGGCTTAGTTGTTACCACCAGTGCTTTTTTGTCTGCCGTGGTTTGTCGTTCTATTGGTTGCTGTTATTTTCAATCTCTTTTGTCGTGCGGTGGGGCATTTTTAAAATTTATTTTTCTCTGGGTTTGGCTTTGCAAGCTCTTTGACAAAGTTTTGGTTGTAGCGATGGCTTCCTTCGACAAGCTCTGGACAAGTGTGCGGCTTTGGTCCCGAAATTTTTCGGGATGCTTGCAAATTGGGCTGGGTAATATTCATGTGTCAATTCTTTAATGTGATGTACCCTTTACCAACCGAACTGTCTTTCTTCGCCAAAAGAATATTGAAAGCTGCAGGTGATATATTCGATAGTTCAAAGTAGGAATACCAGGGTTTAAATCCCAACTCATCTATCAACATTGATTTTGAGGCGGATAACTTAATGTCAGTAAAGACTATCAATTCTGAAATAACCTTGCTTGAAATACCAAGCTTTGAACCCGCAGAATATATACCGACCTTAACTCTTTTGATCGTTCCACACTCGATTAAGAAAGTAAGTATCTCTGTAACGGCTATATGCATCGCCCTGTTGCTGCCATAAGCAGAACCAATCTTGTGAACGATTACCTCCTTACTCACGATAGACTGAACTTTAAAAGCCTGAGCAAAACCAATCAGAATATCATAGGTGATTGGAAAGCTGTTACAAAACAGGCAAAGCACAAGGGCTTTTCTTTCTCCTGGTGAGAGTTGAGCATATGCACCGGCATTGAGTTGCTTTGAAATCTTACTAATGATGCTTTCGTTCTTTGCAAGTAATACGCTAATGTGTTTTAATATCTTACCTGCCCGATTTTCACCTTTGGTAAATTGCTTAATATGAGAAATGCATTTTTTTTTATCCATTTTGCCATTGGATAAGTAATCATATAAGGCGGCTTCCAATACTTCATATTGGACCCTACTTTCCACGCCTATATATTTTCCTTTACTACTCATTGATGCTGATGAATGGGACTAAAACCTCCCAGATATGAGAACCACCATGCGTTATAACCTGGCTGTTTTCGGTTGTAAATGCCTCTTGTTTTCTTAGGTAAAGAGAAAGACCTTTTTTGCCCACTTCTACATCAGGGTTCTGGTCAATAAAACTTTGCAATAAGGTTTCGTTGGTGAAATAAAGATGACGTTTGCCACGACTTAATGCACCTACCTTATCCTTCATGGTTAAATTCTTCAATCCTGTAGCTTCTATGTTCCCGTGATCAGAGGTGATGTACACCTGAAAACCTCTTGCCCGTAATGACAAAATAATTTCAACAATGTTTGATTTAGCTATCCATTGCTCAGTTGATATTTTCAACTGGCTGTCACCCAAGATTGAGCCGTGCATAATTTCATCCAAATCGTTGCAGACCAAACCAAGTATTGTTGTATCCGGTGAAATATTTGAAAGTACTAACGGTTCATTCACACTAAATTTACTGTAGGTTATCTGATACCCTGGTAAACCATGCTTTATCCAATAAGCTTCAAATAGTTTTGCTTCCTTAGCATTATCGGCTGCTAAATCAGGCTTATCTCCCTTAAAAATGGCTTGCCTTGACCAGGCTGTTATGGTTGGTATATACGCTAAGGATGCATTGGATGAATATTGGATACCGGCATCTGTTAATGACTTGCTCAATATATTCCATTGCCAGTAGTTCATTCCATCAATAACCAGTAGTGCTGTCTTTTTAGATGGCTTTGCATTGATGTGTTCCAATATCCGTGAAACAACTACCGGCTTTCTCACACCACTCAGGGAAAATAAGCTTCCGTAGGTATTATCAATGAAACGCTGGAAACGTATGTTGAAAGCATTATCAATTTTCTGATAGGCGGATTTCAATGCTGAATTGCCGGATGACAAATACCTTAACTTGGCATTTGACAGCACTTGGATGATTTTGAACCAATGATCAGCTATATCTTCAATAATTTCAAGCTGTTGCTTCAGGTATTCAATCAGGCCTTCCAGTTCGTTATCATTGTGACCTTTTTCATCAACATACAAACCAATCTTCAAAGGCTTAGGAAATTTATCAAAAGCATCAGGGCTTACCTGTATTGGGCTTAAGTACTTAAAAGCGAAAAGATATCCTAAACTTTTACACAAGAGTGGCTCTTTGAAATCAATCAATGAGCTACCATTTGTAACAAACTCCTGCCACTGTTCCTGAATAAACTTTACCAGGCTGGCATTGCTTAATCCCTTTGATACCAATGTTGGGAAATAAGGTTTTGCAATATTGGCGAGAAACTTTGCCAAAGGTTCATTGATGCCATTTTTTTCAAGAAATACGGTGATGAGTGCATTGAGTATCCTCTCCTTTGCCTTATTGTTGGTGAGTGTATCAAAATCTACGTTAAATAGATTTTCCAATAAAAATTTCAGCGTCTTATCATAACTTAAATCCTCATAGGTCTTGATGTTGAAAAGAGTACAGAGCGCATTAAAGCTTAATCCCTTGATTGCTTTAGCATCCAGATTAGGGAATAACTGGGGTAAACCGATGGCTTGAAAGTGAACCTGTGTTTCAATATCCGGCAATGGACGATATGCTGCCGGTGCAATAATGAGTGACTTTTTATCTGACTCTCTTACCTGTAATTCGAATGATAAGCGCACAGCTAAATCAGTTTTGCAATTTAGAATGGTGTAGCCATCATTTTCAAATGCCGACTTCATTTCTGCATAATCGAAAAGGTTATCCTGATCAGCAACAATGATGTGCTGTTTGTGGCTGGAAATCACCAAACTTTTATATTTATCAACCCAATTACTCATTGACGATATTTATTATAAGAAGGCAGCTCAGGTTTGGAACAATTTGCCTGGCAGCTGAGAAAGAGCTTTCCCATGTTTCCTGCTCTTGCAGCAATCGCTTCAATCTTGAATGCCTTATATTATCAATACCGATTCTATTCAGCTGCTTTTGCTGAAATGCAAAAGCTTTTTCTTTATCCGATTTAATCTTGCTTGTATTAGCTGTTATTTTAGCTTCAAACTCTTCGTATTTTAATTGCAGCACACTTTCTGATTTCTGAGAAATGGTAGTGAACACCCTCCTCGATTCATCAACCGGCAAAACACCGATACAATCGAAAAAGTCATTCTCCTGAATCAACTTATCCCAAATATTTTGAGCAAATGCAGCAAAATGTTCCCCCTCAGATGAAATAAAAACCGGTTGAATAATCTGACTGGTTTCAAATTGGTTTTTAACCTCCAAATGCCATAGTGACCAATAGCCTGATGTTGAGTTACCCTGCTTTAACTTAACTATAGGGATAACTTGAGATTCGGTGAAGGGGATAGCTTCTTTTAAAATGGTTTGAATGATTTCATGCTGCAGTGAAATGGGTTCTGGTATAGGGTTATTTACACTCTCCTTGATGTTGAATGTGTAAATGTTTTCAGGATGTCCTGGAAATTTAAACCTTATTCCATCAATCAGATTCTGATAAGGAATGCCTTTTGTTTTCAGATAATTCCTGGTAAGATTTTCCAACCATTTAGGCAATGGACTGTGTTTAATCATATCTACCTTCTCTGCCTTAATATCCTTTGAATCTGTAGTTGGCAATGCGCCTTCTGTACTTTTATAGTCATGTAGTTTTTGTTTGATGTCTGCCAGCCAATTACTGCTTTCCTGTTCAAATTTTGCAGGATTCAGCAATGAAGTGAGGTACAAGCGGGTTACCTGATCCCTTTCCAGGGTGCTGTCGAGCACATCGGCTGTTTTATCAATACCTAACTGGTTAAGAATCTGATTTAATTTTTCTTCTATTACTTCATATACTCTTTTATCTACCGAGTTGTCCAGCATCATGTTGAATGCCTGCACTTCATGGTTTTGTCCGATACGATCCACACGACCTATCCTTTGCTCCAATACCATTGGGTTCCATGGCATGTCGTAATTGATAACGATATGTGCAAACTGCATATTGAGTGACTCTCCTGCTGCATCGGTACAAATAAGCACTTGTGCTTTTTCTTTAAACTGCCTTAAGGCGTTTACCCTTTGGTCAAAATCCATTGAGCCATTGATGGCTTCGCAAACATAGCCGCCTTTTTCTTCCAACACTTTTTTCAGCATGAATTGAGTGCTGGTAAACTCAGTGAATATCAGAAATTTGGAATCCGGATTCTGTTCAATGCGTTTTAGTTCTGTCATTTTATTAATCAGGAACTCCACTTTCGCATCCGTTTCAGTATCCAGACAATCTTTTGCATCCCGAATCAAGCCCTGCAGAATGCTTAATTCTGTATTGTAATTTGCCTGTGCTTCTTCCACCAATGAAAACACCTTTTGCTCAAAATCCAATTCCATCTGGCCTTCAAATCCAAATTCCTCCATGTTGTTTATGATGTTCTCCTTATTTACTTCCTGCTTTTCGCTGGAAAGTCTGTCTGCCCGTTTTTGCATGGCATCCATGATGGCCTGAGTAGAGCTGCTTACCATCCTTTGGAAAAGAATCATTACAAATCCATAAGAGTTGTTTTTGGTTTGTTGTGCCAGATTAAATCCCTCCACTACATACTTGGTTACCGCTTCATACAACAGCTTTTGCTTTCTGTGTCTTACCGGATCAAGCGGTACTTCAATTTTATAGGTATAGCGTTGATTGAACAGTTTCTTTCCATTGTAATCTATGGCTTGTCTTTTTTCAGTTCGAACCACATAAGGCTCTAATTCAGGTATGGTTGGCATACCTTCCCCAGCGAATGCATCCGCATTCAGCAATTGCAGTATCCTGCGGAAGTGGTCACTCTTTCCTCTGTGAGGTGTTGCTGAAAGTAACAGCACATTGGGTATGGCGTTGCACAACACATCGGCCATTTGAAAGCGTCCTACCTGTGTACTGCTGCCACCTACTTTATGGCACTCGTCAATTACCAGTAAATCAAATTCCGCTTCCAGTACGCTTTGTATCCTGTATCGGTTGTATTCTTCTACTTTTTCCTTGCTCCATCCCTGCCGTGTTTCAATGGGTTTCAAAGCGTCCATCGAAACGATGATCTGATTGTGCTGGGTGAAGATGTTTATCTCATTGTCCATCTCCAACCTTGAGAAGGTGCGGGTTAGCGTATTAATATAATCGGTGTCGTAAATGTGAAAAAGTTCATTGAAATGCTTTTTCATTTCCTGCTGCCACTGACCCATTGCTGATTTGGGAACTACAATCAAGGTGCGTTTGGCAATGCCTCGCAACTTCAGTTCTTTTAGCACCAGGCCGGTTTCTATGGTTTTACCCATACCCACTTCATCTGCTATCAGGAAACGCAGGAACTGACCAGCCATCACTTTTTCCAAAGCCAGAATCTGATGCGGTAGCGGTACAATATTGCTCTCAATGGGTGCAAGCATGGCTTGCTTAAACACCTCACTTTTGATTTTGGCAGCTATGGCTTTGAAAGCTATCTCTGCATCGGTGGGAATTTTCTTTTCATCCGATAACTCAGAAAAAGGAACAGACTTAACCTCTCCGGTGGACAATATTTTCACCTCGGCTATTTGTTTTCCAAACACCGATTTTCTGGATAGTATTTCTATTTCTTTTCCCTGATAGTTCACTTAATCAATATTTTAGAATCTGAAATTACGAATTTGGAATCATTAATAGTTGAATTTGGTTTTTAATGTTTTGACGGAGGAGCCAAGTATCCTTTGTATTTCTTCAACATCAGCTATCAGTGGGTCGGCTAAATCTTTAGCTACAAGATTGCTATCCTTTAGTAATCTGAGCCAATAATGACTTTCCCTTGCTTCCTTATAGGCTATATTCAGCTTCAAGAAAAAATCCTTTTCTGTTTGCCCGCCAACAGATTCTTCAACATTGGCACCAATAGAAGTAGCAGACCTCAGAAATTGCTTAGACAATACAAATTCCTTCTTCTCCGCAGTTAAATGCTGATACAATTTGATCGCCTTCAGCGCAAAATCATACGTTTTAATTGCAATCACATTCTCCTTCATTCCTGATTCCTGATTTCCTGATTCATAAATTCCTGATTCATAAATTCCTGATTTCCTGATTCCTGATTCCTGATTCCTGATTACACCCTGTCTTTAGCTATATCGTAATACATCAACAACTGCTCGTCTTCCAGCAGAATGTTTTGCGGAATCATATCACCAAGGGTAACAATGGTTTTGAAATCCTTTTGCTCCCAGCAGTTTTTGAAACCGGCACGCAGGGCTTCCACCCGCACTTCTTTAAGTTTCTTGGCCCGTGGCTGACTAATGGCAGTTACATAGCCATTAAACTCTTTCAGCAGCACCTTAGTACGCAATGCCTCCCGGTCTTTGGCTTCGTTGGGGTCTGGTGTACGCCATCGGCCATCCGGTTCCTGAATAAAGTTTTCGTTGAGGATTTCCTGCAACTCCGGTAGCGTATCACCTTTGCGAAGTGATTGGGTAGCAATGCGGAAATCAGGCATGATGTCCTGGTATTTCTGTGCCTGCTTGCGTAAGCGGTCTTTTAGCCATTCAATGGCATCAGACTCATTAGTTACGATAAATGATAACTGCACAAACTGCGGTGCCTTTGCCTTCTTCTCATCATATTCTGCAGCCTGCTCAGCAGTAAAGTACATTCCATCTCTTTCTACAAAGCGTTGTCTTAGGCCTTCCTGGAAATCTTTTGAATCTATAGGAATAGGCAAGCCTCTCATTAAGTAAAATGTAATAAGTCTGTCATGTAGAATTTTCGAACTTCGCTCAATAATCGATGTAGTATTATTTCCTTTTTGAAGATGAATTGGTAGATGTTTAAGATGTTCTGAAACAAATGCCCAAACTCCCAAGTCCGAATTTTCAGTCTTGAATGTGGTTTCGAATTTATCTGATGGTTTATAGCAACTTATTACAAGATCTTGTTTAACCGCTGTGGGAGTAGTATATGCATTTATACTACCTTGCTTTTTATCCAAAGCTGACACATTCGCAATTACAAACCCTGCTTTTTGCAATGCTGTCTGTATAGAGTTCCATATTGCCGCACTTGGGTTGCTAAACTCTACAGTCATCCACCTGTCAGGTTTTAATACTCTATAAAATTCTATAAAACACTGTAGCATTAATTCTTGATATTCCAGTTTTCCCTTCTTCTGAGTTTTATTTTCAATAGCTTCAGTTCTAATGTTAGTAAGTACGTTAATCCAATTTTCCCATAAAAAATTCAACTCAGAATACATAATATTTGCCCCAAATGGGGGGTCAGTGAAAATATAATCAACTGAATTACTTTTTATCCCAAGACTATTGGCAGATACTGTTTCTATAATTCTGTTCTTTTCTTTGAATGATCGAGTAGCAAAGAGAAAGCGTCTTAATTGGGAAAGTTTATTTTCATATATGTTATAGACGTTTCCAACAGAAGAAAGTGATGGGATGTATAAGGTGCCTGATTTAGGTCGATGACCACCCCCAGAATTATACCTTCTCATTATAGTAGCATGCCAGGAGGTATTAAAGAAACCAAAAAAGGTGTATTTGTACTTTGATGCTAAATCATAAAGGGTTGAAATTGCATAAAGATTTTCCGGACTATAAAAATGATGTGTATGCGTTATTCCAGTTCTATCATTTCTTCTTGCCTCATCGCCCTCTGGCATTCTAACTATTGGAAAGTACTTGCTTGGCTTAAGTTTTGACACCTTTTCTTCATAATTCTCATCTAAATCCGAGCAGTTAACCAATATATTCTTTCCTTTATAATTGATGTTAATCTGAACAGGAATTGATTTTTTTATTTGAATGGTATTTCCCAAATAATCATCATACACAGTTTTAAATTTTCGCTCAAGTTTCCCAGCATCATTATTTGTATTACATTTTTTGCATTTAGCATATTCAAAATCGCTATCCGTTTTATAATCAAAAATTTCGCCCCAGTAAACAATATCTTCATTACAATTAGAACATGCATAAACATCGCTGTATAAAATGAAATTCACTTCACACTTTTCTTTCTTATACTTTACGCTATAGACGTCTCCCAACTTAAGCTTGAATTCTTGTAAAATTTCTTTTGATTGCTTGTCAAAAACTTCTAAATCTTCAGTACCAGAAAAATTTGTGGCCAAAAGGGAAGCGATAGGACTTAAATCAGAACAAATACTTTTTCTTAAACCCCATGTAGGCTTAGATGAAAATAATTTCGTCCATTCCACTTCAATTTGTTGTTTCACCTCTAAATCTGGGCTCTCACACATTTGAGCAGCTACTGCTGTCATCCCAGTTCCAGCAAACCCATCTAATACTATATCTCCTGGTTGTGTGTAATAAAGTATGTACCGCATGATTGCAGGATGGGGCACTTTTGTGTGATAACTGTGTGCATTGTAAACTGGATTATTTTTCCCTTCACTTACATCAGTTGCGTAGGGACTGTCCACATAAAATTCCTTCTTCCTACCAGCTATGCTCTCCTTTTCTTGTTCCCATTCGTCAATAAACGCATTCAGCCAGGGGTTGGGGCAGGCCGTATAGTAAGGCGGGTCGCTCAGGTTAATAATGTCTTCATCTTCCCCAATGGGAAAGCCTTCAATCTTCTTAAGCTCCGGCAGCTTAGCCCGCAGTTCATTTCGGAAGTACTCTCTGCGTTCTTCTTCGCTGTTAAATTCCTTGCCTAAACAAATTATTTTTTCACTCATACTCTATCTTTTGCTATATCGTAATACATCAACAACTGCTCGTCTTCCAGCAGAATGTTTTGCGGAATCATATCTCCGAGGGTAACAATGGTTTTGAAATCCTTTTGCTCCCAGCAGTTTTTGAAACCGGCTCGCAAGGCTTCTACCCGCACTTCTTTGAGTTTCTTGGCCCGTGGCTGACTGATGGCAGTTACATAGCCGTTAAACTCTTTCAACAGCACTTTGGTGCGAAGTGCCTCACGGTCTTTTGCCTCGTTGGGGTCTGGTGTACGCCAGCGACCATCGGACTCCTGAATGAAGTTTTCATTGAGAATGTCCTGCAGCTCCGGCAAAGTATCACCCTTACGGAGTGATTGGGTGGCAATTCGGAAATCAGGCATGATGTCCTGGTATTTTTGTGCCTGCTTGCGTAAGCGATCTTTAAGCCATTCAATGGCATCAGACTCATTAGTTACAATAAGTGACAACTGAACAAACTGTGGTGCCTTTGCCTTTTTCTCATCATACTCGGCAGCCTGCTCACCAGTAAAGTACATGCCATCCCTTTCAACAAATCGCTGCTTCAAACCTTCCTGGAAATCTTTGGCATCAATGGGTACCGGCAAACCACGCATTAAATAAAAGGTGATAAGGCGGTCAAATAGAATTTTAGGACTCCTTTCAACAATTGCAGTCGTACTGTTATCTTTTTTAATGTGTGCAGGCAAATGATTAAGGTGTTCTCTCACAAAATCCCAAGTTGCAACTTCCCCTTGTTGAGACTTAAAATTATTTTCAAAGGACAATGTTGGCTTATAGCAACTTATAACGAGATCTTGTTTAACTGCTGTTGGACTCGTTACAGCTTTAAAACTTGTTTTTTGCTTATCTAATCCAGCAACATTTGCAATAATAAAACCAGCTCTTTGCAATGCGGTTTGAATGCTATTCCAAATGGCAGCACTTGTATTACTAAATTCTACAGTCATCCATTTAGATGGCTTTAAAATTCGATAATACTCTTTAAAACAATTAGTCATAAGATCTTGATACTCCAAGACCGTTTTGTTTTGTGACTTGTTTTCAATTGCTTCACTTTTATTGTTGGTTAGTATTTTAAGCCACGATTCAGCTAAAAAATTAAGTTCTGAATACATCAAATTTGAACCAAAAGGTGGGTCGGTAAAAATATAATCTACACTATCACTTTTTATGTTTTGAAGCGAAGTTGCTGACTGCAATGAATTAATAACATCAGAGTTCAATTTTGGTGGAGCTATTTTTTTTCTCCCATTAACTGCATCCTCAAATTGATTTAAAATATTAATCTCCTTTATTAAGGAAGGGATATAAAGAGTTCCTGATAATGGTCCTCCACCAGCTCCCCAAACACCGCTTTGATAAGTGAATCGATATAGTTTTGTAGTTTGAAAAGCAACTTTTGTTATTAGAACGTTATAAATCGGCTCATCAATAAGTGATTTTAACGTGCTTAGTGTGATTAAATTCCTTTTTGAATAAAATTGATGAACGTGAGTAATTCCTTTTTTATCATTTCGTCTTGACTCATCACCTTCAGGCATGCGAATAATTGGTAGCCAATTTTCACTTTTAAAGGACTGCACCTTCTCATAGTTTATTAAGTCAGATTTGTCTGGTTTCTTTTGAAATCTTTTACCACCATATGAGTAGTTTATAAGCACAGGAACAGATTTGTCTTCAGAAGTACTTTTTCCGAGAATCTCATCATAATAAGTTATGACCGCTGGTGATAACTCTTTTTTATTTGTTTCGTAATTACAATGCGGACAATTAAAACTATCAAGAACTTTTCCTTCTTCCTTGTTTACAGCATTTTCCCAAAAAATAATTTCTGAATTGCAAGAAGGACAAATAAACACATCACTCCAAAGAGTGTAATTTATTATTCCTTTTCCACCATTTGAATGTGATGTCTCATACATCCATAAACATTTATCCTTTAATAATTTAAGAATTCTTTTTGCTGTAAGATCAAAATTCTCTAAATCAATTTTAGAGTTGTAGTTGAAAGCAATGAATGAAGCCAAGGGACTTAAATCGCTACAAATAGATTTTCTCGTGCCCCATTCAGGTTGTTTGATTGATAAGTTTTTAAATTCTTCTTCAATTTTAAATCTTGATTGAAAGTCAAGTGAACCGCAGCATCTCGCTGCAACTCCTGTCATCCCTGTTCCTGCAAAACCATCGAAAACGACATCACCAGGTTGAGTGTAGTGAAGAATAAATTTCAATATTGCCTTGTGGGGGACCTTGGTTAAATAAGGGTGATATAAATACATAGGATCATATTTCCCCTCACTCACATCACTTGCATAAGGCTCATCTACATGGAAGTCCTTTTGCCTCCCCGGTATGCTTTCCTTTTCTTGTTCCCATTCGGCAATAAAATCATTCAGCCAGGGGTTGGGGCAAGCCGTATAGTAAGGCGGGTCGCTCAGGTTAATGATGTCTTCATCTTCGCCAATGGGAAAGCCTTCAATCTTCTTTAGCTCCGGCAGTTTAGCCCGCAGTTCATTGCGGAAGTATTCCCTGCGTTCTTCTTCGCTGTTAAATTCCTTGCCGAGGCAGATTATTTTGGTTGGTTCAGGTATTTCCATTGCATTCCAGGTTTTTAAACATTTTTCTTTGACATCTTTTGTGCTTTCGCCAAAACAAGGGCGCAGGCTTAGAGCCATTCTGCTGAATAAAAGGCAAACGGTTTATTTGATATACTCTTTCATAATACTTTCGTACCCCCAAAAAGTTTGGGGCAAGGATTCTAATACGCAGAAACTTATAGTCTCGTTCGTCACCGATTGCATTGGTTATATTCCTGTGCTCTCCTTGAATAGTTTCTATGTTATCTCTAGTTATATACACATAATCATCTTCAGTTTTGCCATAGGGCTTAAGAGCCAATGTTTTGTCCTTATTTAAAGGCAATGTTTTCGTGATGCTAAATGAATGATGTTCAGATACGACAATTTCGCATTGCACTTCCTTAACCACCATTAAGAAATTTCTATTAATCACTCTAACTTTCCATTTATTATTGTGAATAAATCCAACATAACACAACC
This genomic interval carries:
- the pglZ gene encoding BREX-3 system phosphatase PglZ codes for the protein MSNWVDKYKSLVISSHKQHIIVADQDNLFDYAEMKSAFENDGYTILNCKTDLAVRLSFELQVRESDKKSLIIAPAAYRPLPDIETQVHFQAIGLPQLFPNLDAKAIKGLSFNALCTLFNIKTYEDLSYDKTLKFLLENLFNVDFDTLTNNKAKERILNALITVFLEKNGINEPLAKFLANIAKPYFPTLVSKGLSNASLVKFIQEQWQEFVTNGSSLIDFKEPLLCKSLGYLFAFKYLSPIQVSPDAFDKFPKPLKIGLYVDEKGHNDNELEGLIEYLKQQLEIIEDIADHWFKIIQVLSNAKLRYLSSGNSALKSAYQKIDNAFNIRFQRFIDNTYGSLFSLSGVRKPVVVSRILEHINAKPSKKTALLVIDGMNYWQWNILSKSLTDAGIQYSSNASLAYIPTITAWSRQAIFKGDKPDLAADNAKEAKLFEAYWIKHGLPGYQITYSKFSVNEPLVLSNISPDTTILGLVCNDLDEIMHGSILGDSQLKISTEQWIAKSNIVEIILSLRARGFQVYITSDHGNIEATGLKNLTMKDKVGALSRGKRHLYFTNETLLQSFIDQNPDVEVGKKGLSLYLRKQEAFTTENSQVITHGGSHIWEVLVPFISINE
- a CDS encoding site-specific DNA-methyltransferase; this encodes MSEKIICLGKEFNSEEERREYFRNELRAKLPELKKIEGFPIGEDEDIINLSDPPYYTACPNPWLNAFIDEWEQEKESIAGRKKEFYVDSPYATDVSEGKNNPVYNAHSYHTKVPHPAIMRYILYYTQPGDIVLDGFAGTGMTAVAAQMCESPDLEVKQQIEVEWTKLFSSKPTWGLRKSICSDLSPIASLLATNFSGTEDLEVFDKQSKEILQEFKLKLGDVYSVKYKKEKCEVNFILYSDVYACSNCNEDIVYWGEIFDYKTDSDFEYAKCKKCNTNNDAGKLERKFKTVYDDYLGNTIQIKKSIPVQININYKGKNILVNCSDLDENYEEKVSKLKPSKYFPIVRMPEGDEARRNDRTGITHTHHFYSPENLYAISTLYDLASKYKYTFFGFFNTSWHATIMRRYNSGGGHRPKSGTLYIPSLSSVGNVYNIYENKLSQLRRFLFATRSFKEKNRIIETVSANSLGIKSNSVDYIFTDPPFGANIMYSELNFLWENWINVLTNIRTEAIENKTQKKGKLEYQELMLQCFIEFYRVLKPDRWMTVEFSNPSAAIWNSIQTALQKAGFVIANVSALDKKQGSINAYTTPTAVKQDLVISCYKPSDKFETTFKTENSDLGVWAFVSEHLKHLPIHLQKGNNTTSIIERSSKILHDRLITFYLMRGLPIPIDSKDFQEGLRQRFVERDGMYFTAEQAAEYDEKKAKAPQFVQLSFIVTNESDAIEWLKDRLRKQAQKYQDIMPDFRIATQSLRKGDTLPELQEILNENFIQEPDGRWRTPDPNEAKDREALRTKVLLKEFNGYVTAISQPRAKKLKEVRVEALRAGFKNCWEQKDFKTIVTLGDMIPQNILLEDEQLLMYYDIAKDRV
- a CDS encoding four helix bundle protein, with product MKENVIAIKTYDFALKAIKLYQHLTAEKKEFVLSKQFLRSATSIGANVEESVGGQTEKDFFLKLNIAYKEARESHYWLRLLKDSNLVAKDLADPLIADVEEIQRILGSSVKTLKTKFNY
- a CDS encoding DNA methylase; this translates as MEIPEPTKIICLGKEFNSEEERREYFRNELRAKLPELKKIEGFPIGEDEDIINLSDPPYYTACPNPWLNDFIAEWEQEKESIPGRQKDFHVDEPYASDVSEGKYDPMYLYHPYLTKVPHKAILKFILHYTQPGDVVFDGFAGTGMTGVAARCCGSLDFQSRFKIEEEFKNLSIKQPEWGTRKSICSDLSPLASFIAFNYNSKIDLENFDLTAKRILKLLKDKCLWMYETSHSNGGKGIINYTLWSDVFICPSCNSEIIFWENAVNKEEGKVLDSFNCPHCNYETNKKELSPAVITYYDEILGKSTSEDKSVPVLINYSYGGKRFQKKPDKSDLINYEKVQSFKSENWLPIIRMPEGDESRRNDKKGITHVHQFYSKRNLITLSTLKSLIDEPIYNVLITKVAFQTTKLYRFTYQSGVWGAGGGPLSGTLYIPSLIKEINILNQFEDAVNGRKKIAPPKLNSDVINSLQSATSLQNIKSDSVDYIFTDPPFGSNLMYSELNFLAESWLKILTNNKSEAIENKSQNKTVLEYQDLMTNCFKEYYRILKPSKWMTVEFSNTSAAIWNSIQTALQRAGFIIANVAGLDKQKTSFKAVTSPTAVKQDLVISCYKPTLSFENNFKSQQGEVATWDFVREHLNHLPAHIKKDNSTTAIVERSPKILFDRLITFYLMRGLPVPIDAKDFQEGLKQRFVERDGMYFTGEQAAEYDEKKAKAPQFVQLSLIVTNESDAIEWLKDRLRKQAQKYQDIMPDFRIATQSLRKGDTLPELQDILNENFIQESDGRWRTPDPNEAKDREALRTKVLLKEFNGYVTAISQPRAKKLKEVRVEALRAGFKNCWEQKDFKTIVTLGDMIPQNILLEDEQLLMYYDIAKDRV
- a CDS encoding DEAD/DEAH box helicase family protein — translated: MNYQGKEIEILSRKSVFGKQIAEVKILSTGEVKSVPFSELSDEKKIPTDAEIAFKAIAAKIKSEVFKQAMLAPIESNIVPLPHQILALEKVMAGQFLRFLIADEVGMGKTIETGLVLKELKLRGIAKRTLIVVPKSAMGQWQQEMKKHFNELFHIYDTDYINTLTRTFSRLEMDNEINIFTQHNQIIVSMDALKPIETRQGWSKEKVEEYNRYRIQSVLEAEFDLLVIDECHKVGGSSTQVGRFQMADVLCNAIPNVLLLSATPHRGKSDHFRRILQLLNADAFAGEGMPTIPELEPYVVRTEKRQAIDYNGKKLFNQRYTYKIEVPLDPVRHRKQKLLYEAVTKYVVEGFNLAQQTKNNSYGFVMILFQRMVSSSTQAIMDAMQKRADRLSSEKQEVNKENIINNMEEFGFEGQMELDFEQKVFSLVEEAQANYNTELSILQGLIRDAKDCLDTETDAKVEFLINKMTELKRIEQNPDSKFLIFTEFTSTQFMLKKVLEEKGGYVCEAINGSMDFDQRVNALRQFKEKAQVLICTDAAGESLNMQFAHIVINYDMPWNPMVLEQRIGRVDRIGQNHEVQAFNMMLDNSVDKRVYEVIEEKLNQILNQLGIDKTADVLDSTLERDQVTRLYLTSLLNPAKFEQESSNWLADIKQKLHDYKSTEGALPTTDSKDIKAEKVDMIKHSPLPKWLENLTRNYLKTKGIPYQNLIDGIRFKFPGHPENIYTFNIKESVNNPIPEPISLQHEIIQTILKEAIPFTESQVIPIVKLKQGNSTSGYWSLWHLEVKNQFETSQIIQPVFISSEGEHFAAFAQNIWDKLIQENDFFDCIGVLPVDESRRVFTTISQKSESVLQLKYEEFEAKITANTSKIKSDKEKAFAFQQKQLNRIGIDNIRHSRLKRLLQEQETWESSFSAARQIVPNLSCLLIINIVNE